In Verrucomicrobiia bacterium, a single window of DNA contains:
- a CDS encoding sigma-70 family RNA polymerase sigma factor, which yields MNDVTRMLEAIRHGEEGAEGRLLPLVYEELRRLAAHRMAGELPGHTLQATALVHEAWLRLAGGPAEGWSNRAHFFTAAAEAMRRILVDHARRKLARKRGAGAEKVEFEESRFALNVAPDELLAVHEALDRLQEEDSQAAELVKLRYFVGMTMQEAADSLALPLRSAERLWTYARLWLRTELGTRSGA from the coding sequence ATGAACGATGTCACCCGCATGCTGGAGGCGATCCGTCACGGGGAGGAAGGGGCGGAAGGCCGGTTGCTCCCGCTGGTGTACGAGGAACTCCGCCGGCTGGCGGCGCATCGGATGGCCGGGGAACTGCCCGGTCACACCTTGCAGGCCACGGCGCTCGTGCATGAGGCCTGGCTGCGCCTGGCCGGAGGGCCGGCTGAGGGTTGGTCCAATCGGGCTCACTTCTTCACCGCGGCCGCCGAAGCCATGCGCCGGATCCTCGTGGACCATGCACGGCGGAAACTGGCGCGGAAGCGGGGTGCTGGTGCCGAGAAGGTCGAGTTCGAGGAATCCCGGTTCGCACTGAACGTCGCGCCCGATGAACTTCTCGCCGTTCACGAGGCCCTCGACCGTCTCCAGGAGGAGGATTCCCAGGCCGCCGAACTGGTGAAGCTCCGATACTTCGTGGGCATGACCATGCAGGAGGCGGCCGATTCCCTGGCGTTGCCGCTGCGGTCCGCCGAACGGTTGTGGACCTATGCGCGCCTTTGGCTGCGGACCGAGTTGGGGACCCGTTCGGGCGCCTGA
- a CDS encoding MFS transporter: MYSSRVKTGAFVLEGLNSISTTYYFFYVFFFLKEHFGFGSRENLTWAIAHGAVYVVASWQGGRFGQRRGYLKAMQLGFAGMSLCFFTGWLVNLAEPGRTLEIVLQAALMLGATVAICFTWPNLEAIVSEGEPGHRLQRLIGIYNLVWSGAGALAYFTGGALMELLGGRNQIFLVPALMIAAQWGLATWLASQPGAKGGHGPAIHGSVASPEERRRSAVPPKAFLLMSWLANPCAYIAIATAIPLIPTLAGSLELTPRTAGFFCSIWLFSRTLTFVGLWMWNGWHYRFRWLFLAFVGLIGGFLFIFLGAGWTGLTRGQALLVVGIAQTVFGVALGLIYYSSLFYSMDVGDTKGDHGGIHEAAIGAGILGGPLVGAMAQWLRPGSPTAAAWAVSGVLGLGFLAILWMRSRAARPGSGGSASH; encoded by the coding sequence ATGTATTCCTCCCGCGTCAAGACCGGTGCATTCGTTCTCGAGGGGCTGAACTCGATCTCGACCACCTACTATTTTTTTTATGTCTTCTTCTTCCTGAAGGAGCACTTCGGGTTCGGAAGCCGGGAGAACCTGACCTGGGCGATCGCGCACGGAGCGGTGTACGTGGTGGCGTCGTGGCAGGGCGGGCGGTTCGGACAACGCCGGGGCTACCTGAAGGCGATGCAGCTCGGGTTCGCCGGGATGTCCCTGTGCTTTTTCACCGGCTGGCTGGTGAACCTGGCAGAGCCCGGACGGACCCTGGAGATCGTCCTTCAGGCGGCGCTGATGCTGGGGGCCACGGTGGCCATCTGTTTCACCTGGCCCAATCTCGAGGCCATCGTGAGCGAGGGCGAACCGGGTCATCGCCTCCAACGCCTGATCGGGATCTACAACCTGGTGTGGTCCGGGGCGGGCGCGCTCGCCTATTTCACCGGCGGGGCGCTGATGGAACTTCTGGGGGGCCGCAACCAGATCTTCCTGGTGCCGGCGCTGATGATCGCGGCGCAGTGGGGTCTGGCGACCTGGCTGGCATCGCAACCAGGGGCGAAGGGAGGGCACGGTCCGGCCATCCACGGGTCGGTGGCCTCCCCCGAGGAACGTCGGCGCAGTGCGGTGCCGCCGAAGGCGTTCCTGCTGATGTCGTGGCTGGCCAACCCGTGCGCCTACATCGCCATCGCCACGGCCATTCCATTGATTCCCACCCTGGCCGGGAGTCTGGAACTGACACCGCGGACGGCCGGGTTCTTCTGCTCGATCTGGCTGTTCAGCCGCACGCTGACCTTTGTGGGGCTGTGGATGTGGAACGGGTGGCACTACCGGTTCCGCTGGCTCTTTCTCGCCTTCGTGGGCTTGATCGGCGGCTTCCTCTTCATCTTTCTGGGGGCGGGCTGGACGGGACTGACCCGCGGCCAGGCGCTCCTCGTGGTGGGGATCGCCCAGACGGTGTTCGGCGTCGCGCTGGGTCTCATCTACTACTCGTCGCTCTTCTATTCGATGGATGTGGGGGACACCAAAGGCGACCACGGCGGCATCCATGAGGCGGCGATCGGCGCCGGGATCCTCGGGGGCCCGCTGGTGGGCGCCATGGCGCAGTGGCTTCGACCGGGAAGCCCCACGGCCGCCGCCTGGGCGGTGAGCGGCGTCCTCGGACTCGGCTTTCTCGCCATCCTCTGGATGCGATCCCGTGCCGCACGACCGGGTTCCGGTGGGTCCGCATCCCATTGA